TCATACGGCCCTGCCGAAGGTTCAGCGGCCGCTGCCGCTGTCGTTATTGTCGCCGCAGGTGTAGCCGACGAAGCATTGCGGATTGTCCGAGAGCGCGATCCAGGCGGGATTGGCCACCTGCTGATAGGCGCAGAAGGCCTGGTCCTTCACATAGCGCTGGATCGTCTGCGGGCTGTTGCCGACGACGACCGCGCCCTGGCTCTTCACCAATGCTGCAAAGGCGGCGCAGGTCTGCGGCACGGCCGGTGGATCGATGGGGGGCAGGGTGAGATTGCTCTGGGCATTCGCGCCGCAGGTCAGGGCGAGCAGCAGGCCGGTGGTCAGTGCAATCGGCGTCAGGGGCACCCGCATGGGACATCCTCGAATCTGTCTCTACGGCTGTACCGCAACCGGTGCCGCTGCGAAACCGCTGATTTCAGGCCGGAATGGCCCCCTCGCGGTGCGCAGGTGCGGCGCTGTGCACAAGCTGCGCCGTTCGCGCCATCCGATTGTTCAGCCGGCCCGCATCTGTCTCGTTTTCAAGAATGGGAGGGCGATTCACCGCTCAGATTGGTTCAATCTGGGCGGATCGCGCTCTAGTGTGCGGGCATGAGCGACGACATTCCCTTCGACCGCAAGTTTCCCGTGCCCTCCGGCCGTCTCGACGAGGTGACGCCGCTGGTCCGGCGGATCGTGGCGCCCAATCCCTCGCCCTTCACCTTCACCGGCACCTGCTCCTACATCATCGGACGCGGGCAGGTGGCGATCCTCGATCCGGGGCCGGACGATCCGGCGCATGTGGCGGCGCTGCTCGATGCGGTGCGCGGGGAGACCGTGACCCATATCGTCGTCACCCACACCCATCGCGATCATTCCCCCGCCGCCGCTGCGCTCAAGGCCGCCACCGGTGCGGTCACCGTCGGGGAGGGGCCGCACCGGCCCGCCCGTCCGCTGCATATCGGCGAGATCAACGCCCTCGATGCCTCCGGCGACATGGATTTCCTGCCGGATATCGCGCTGGCCGAGGGGGAGGCGCTCACCGGTCCTGGCTGGACGCTGGAGGCGATCGCCACCCCCGGCCACACCGCCAACCATCTGGCCTTCGCCCTGCCGGAGAACGACCTGCTCTTTTCCGGCGATCATGTGATGGCCTGGGCCACCACCATCGTCGCCCCGCCGGACGGCGCCATGGGCGATTATGTGCGCTCGCTGAAGAAGCTCGCCGCCCGCAGCGAACCGCTCTATCTGCCCGGCCACGGCGGGCCGGTGCGCGATGCGCCCGCCTTCGTGCGCGATTATCTCGACCACCGCCGGGCGCGGGAGGCGGCCATCCTGCGCGGGCTGGAACGCAACACCACCATTCCGGACCTCGTGCGCGGCATCTATATTGGCCTCGATCCGCGTCTCGTCGGAGCCGCTTCCCTCACCGTGCTCGCCCATCTGGAGGACATGGTGGGCAAGGGGCTGGTGACGACGGAGGGGCCGCCCGCCATCGACGGCGCCTTCGTTCTGGTGCGCTAGGGAGGAGGGCAGGATGTGCGGCCGCTTTGCGCAGACCACTCCGCCTCGCGCCTTTGCGGAGCGCTATGGCGTCGATCCGGTGCTGGCGCTGCCCAATGTCCCGGCGCGCTACAACATCGCGCCGACACAGGATGCGCTCGTCATCCGCCACAATCCGGAGGAAGAGCGGCGGGAGTTGTCACTGCTGCGCTGGGGGCTGGTGCCGTCTTTCGCCGCCGATACCGCGCGCGCCGGGTCGCTCATCAATGCGCGCTCGGAAAGCGTGGCGGAGAAGGCCTCCTTCAAGGCCGCCTGGTTCAAGCCGCGCCGCTGCGTCGTGCCAGCGGATGCCTTTTATGAATGGCAGCAGGGCGCGGGTGGCAAGACGCCTCACGCCATCGCCCGCGCTGATGGCACGCCCATGGCGTTCGCCGGCCTCTGGGAGGGCTGGAAGGACCCGGCGAGCGGCCAATGGCTGCGCACCTTCACGCTCCTCACCACCACGGCCAACGACCTGCTGCGCCCGCTGCACGAGCGCATGCCGGTGATCCTCGATGAGGACGACATTGCCCCCTATCTCACCGCGCCCGATCCGCGGGACCTGCTGCGGCCCTATCCGGCGGAGGCGATGCGGCTGTGGCCGGTGTCGGCGCGCGTGAGTGCGGTGCGCAATGACGATGCCGATCTTCTCGTCGAGGTGACGGGCCTGCCGGCCGGGTCGCCGTCTCCGGTGGCCCAGCCCAGCCTGTTCTGACGGCCCGCGTTCAGCGCCGGTTTCTGGCCTTGGCCAGTTCCGGCTGGAGCTTGGCGACGCAGTCCTGCGTGATCTCCAGCCCGCAGGTCTTGGCCAGCAGCTTCTCGCAGGCCGGGGTGGGATCGTTGCCGCAGCTGTTCTCGCGGGCCGAATTGAAGCGGTTCTTGAGGAATTTCTGGCGCCCCTTCTCGGCCACGCATGCATCCCCCACCGTGTCGCCGTCCACATGCATGGAGATGACAGGCACGGGCTTGGCGTTCTTGCCGCCGCCTTCTGGCTTCTCGAAGGTGCGGATGAAGGCGATCTGCTCGCCCTTGGCCTGGCCTTTCTGGGGCGGAATGACCAGCGTGAATTCGTCCTGGCTGCTGCTGGCGAGCACGGGCGAGGTGAGCGGCAGCGTGACGTCGATCCAGCTGCCGCCGGCATCCGGGAACACGAAGGTGGTTACCGTCTCGCCCTTGGCGTCGATATAGAGGGCCGGGCTGATGGCGCAGGAGAGGGTGCGGTCGGTCATGTCGGAGAGCAGGGGGCCGGCCATGACGCCCGTCGCGGTGCCGAGTGTGGCGGCGAGAAGCGTGGTGGCGGGAAGGGCACTCGACAGCAGACGCGGGAACAGGCGCACGG
The Azorhizobium caulinodans ORS 571 genome window above contains:
- a CDS encoding MBL fold metallo-hydrolase, encoding MSDDIPFDRKFPVPSGRLDEVTPLVRRIVAPNPSPFTFTGTCSYIIGRGQVAILDPGPDDPAHVAALLDAVRGETVTHIVVTHTHRDHSPAAAALKAATGAVTVGEGPHRPARPLHIGEINALDASGDMDFLPDIALAEGEALTGPGWTLEAIATPGHTANHLAFALPENDLLFSGDHVMAWATTIVAPPDGAMGDYVRSLKKLAARSEPLYLPGHGGPVRDAPAFVRDYLDHRRAREAAILRGLERNTTIPDLVRGIYIGLDPRLVGAASLTVLAHLEDMVGKGLVTTEGPPAIDGAFVLVR
- a CDS encoding SOS response-associated peptidase, producing MCGRFAQTTPPRAFAERYGVDPVLALPNVPARYNIAPTQDALVIRHNPEEERRELSLLRWGLVPSFAADTARAGSLINARSESVAEKASFKAAWFKPRRCVVPADAFYEWQQGAGGKTPHAIARADGTPMAFAGLWEGWKDPASGQWLRTFTLLTTTANDLLRPLHERMPVILDEDDIAPYLTAPDPRDLLRPYPAEAMRLWPVSARVSAVRNDDADLLVEVTGLPAGSPSPVAQPSLF